The following proteins are encoded in a genomic region of Xenopus laevis strain J_2021 chromosome 3L, Xenopus_laevis_v10.1, whole genome shotgun sequence:
- the rpl18a.L gene encoding 60S ribosomal protein L18a, translated as MKASGTLREYKVIGRSLPTPKAPAPPLYRMRIFAPNHVVAKSRFWYFVSQLKKMKKASGEIVYCGQVFEKTPLKVKNFGIWLRYDSRSGTHNMYREYRDLTTAAAVTQCYRDMGARHRARAHAIQIMKVEVIPASKCRRPAIKQFHDSKIKFPLPHRVLRRQHKPRFTTKRPNTFF; from the exons ATGAAGGCGTCCGGCACT ctaAGGGAGTATAAGGTCATCGGGCGGAGCCTGCCTACTCCCAAAGCTCCTGCTCCACCTCTGTATCGCATGAGAATTTTTGCTCCTAATCATGTGGTTGCCAAGTCCCGCTTTTGGTACTTTGTATCTCAGCTTAAGAAGATGAAGAAGGCATCTGGTGAAATTGTCTACTGTGGACAG GTATTTGAAAAGACACCCCTGAAGGTGAAGAACTTTGGCATCTGGCTACGTTATGACTCTCGTAGTGGAACACACAACATGTACAGGGAATACAGAGATTTAACCACTGCTGCTGCTGTGACCCAGTGCT ACCGTGATATGGGTGCTCGCCACCGTGCTCGTGCCCATGCAATTCAGATCATGAAAGTAGAGGTGATTCCTGCCAGCAAGTGTCGCAGACCTGCCATCAAGCAGTTCCAC GACTCAAAGATCAAGTTCCCTCTACCACACAGAGTACTGCGTCGCCAGCACAAGCCACGTTTCACCACCAAGAGACCAAACACTTTCTTCTAA
- the kics2.L gene encoding KICSTOR complex protein C12orf66 homolog (The RefSeq protein has 1 substitution compared to this genomic sequence): protein MIPPTSAQVTAEQNVLQTFFSHLGNFSYDKAKDHVEKEKEGNKSAGASWSLMLAALAHLAAAQKAYHSMSFLGQKQGGQLFFSRKDSIRTNYTSLYNELKKVVTTGRNAVGGTAPHLEELLSHLSEQLCYFVQAHMEIADFYEKMYTLSSQKFINAEELVKILEAILKKYSSRFHHPTLSPLESGFQLEVDVLAHLLKAQFLIYEWKFLPALVNLHNAHTKLQTWGQIFEKQKETKKHLFGGQSQKVAQPPHLFLWLMKFKNLLLAKFSFYFHEALSRQTSEMKTLTAKTNPDYFGKISSFIRKYDAVNVSLIYDTRGSENFQGHGYHHPDSYREAPKGMDQYPAVVSLPNDRPIMHWPNVIMIMTDKSADLNTLEKVVHFYDDKVQSTYFLTRPEPNFTIVVIFESKKSERDSHFTSFLNELSQSLKGSRAFASLKPGSKV, encoded by the exons ATGATCCCTCCGACTTCCGCACAAGTCACCACGGAGCAGAACGTGCTGCAGACTTTCTTCTCCCACCTCGGCAACTTCTCATATGACAAAGCCAAGGACCATGTggagaaggagaaggaaggcAACAAGAGCGCCGGCGCCTCCTGGTCTTTAATGTTGGCCGCCCTGGCTCATTTGGCAGCTGCACAGAAAGCCTATCATAGCATGAGCTTCCTGGGCCAGAAACAGG GTGGCCAATTATTTTTCAGCAGAAAGGATTCCATCAGAACTAACTATACCTCACTGTACAATGAACTGAAGAAGGTTGTGACCACGGGCAGGAACGCAGTTGGTGGTACTGCCCCTCATTTAGAAGAACTACTCTCACATCTTTCAGAACAGCTCTGCTACTTTGTTCAGGCTCACATGGAAATTGCAGacttttatgagaaaatgtacacTTTAAGCAGTCAAAAGTTTATTAACGCAGAAGAGCTGGTCAAAATATTGGAAGCCATATTAAAGAAGTATAGCTCAAG GTTTCACCACCCTACATTGTCTCCATTAGAAAGTGGATTTCAGCTTGAAGTGGATGTTCTTGCTCATCTTTTGAAAGCGCAGTTTTTAATTTACGAGTGGAAATTCCTTCCTGCCTTGGTAAACTTGCACAATGCCCACACCAAACTACAGACGTGGGGTCAAATATTTGAGAAGCAAAAGGAAACTAAGAAGCATCTATTTGGAGGGCAGTCTCAAAAGGTTGCACAACCCCCACATCTTTTTCTTTGGCTCATGAAATTTAAGAACTTACTCCTGGCAAAATTCAGCTTTTACTTCCATGAAGCTCTTAGCCGCCAGACGTCGGAGATGAAGACTCTCACAGCTAAAACAAATCCAGACTACTTTGGGAAAATATCCAGTTTCATTAGAAAATATGATGCAGTCAATGTGTCTTTAATCTATGACACAAGGGGTTCTGAGAATTTTCAGGGCCATGGTTACCACCATCCTGATTCATATCGGGAAGCACCCAAAGGTATGGACCAGTATCCAGCAGTGGTGTCTCTGCCCAATGATCGACCTATAATGCACTGGCCCAATGTTATTATGATTATGACTGACAAGAGTGCAGACCTTAACACTTTGGAAAAGGTTGTCCATTTCTATGATGACAAAGTTCAAAGCACGTATTTCTTAACTCGCCCTGAGCCCAATTTTACCATAGTGGTTATTTTCGAATCCAAGAAATCAGAGAGAGACTCTCATTTCACCTCGTTTCTCAATGAGCTCTCGCAGTCCCTTAAAGGTTCCAGAGCATTTGCAAGCTTGAAGCCAGGCTCTAAAGTGTAA